A genomic window from Lentibacter algarum includes:
- a CDS encoding DMT family transporter, which produces MSDSPNITAISWLSILLLGFVWGGTFLVIELALQTMTPFWIAAARIGFATLLTLVIWSILGRKLWLSSHQAWGSLIIVGIASSALPFMLLSWGLQYVTSGFAGVSMAAVALLVLPLSHFLVAGERMTLRKTLGLTVGFCGVVILIGGNAFTSTGSELETLGRLACLGAAACYAVSSIVMRRLPAVDPIGLAAVPLVFGSLIVIPVAYASEGLPELPDSRTLLILAFLGLIPTAGANFLRVWVIRTAGPVFMSLTNYQVPIWSVLLGALVLSEALPSSLILSLMLILLGVGLTQYGALTRLFNRS; this is translated from the coding sequence AGTAATCGAGCTGGCGTTGCAAACAATGACACCATTCTGGATTGCTGCGGCGCGCATCGGGTTTGCGACGCTCTTGACGCTTGTCATTTGGAGCATTTTGGGCCGGAAGCTTTGGCTGAGCTCACATCAAGCATGGGGCTCCCTCATAATTGTCGGGATAGCCTCCTCTGCACTCCCCTTCATGCTACTAAGTTGGGGGTTACAATATGTAACTTCGGGCTTCGCAGGTGTCTCGATGGCGGCCGTCGCACTCTTGGTTCTTCCATTATCCCATTTTTTGGTTGCCGGCGAGCGAATGACATTAAGGAAAACCCTTGGGCTGACAGTCGGTTTTTGCGGAGTGGTTATCTTGATCGGTGGAAACGCGTTTACATCTACTGGCTCAGAACTGGAAACACTTGGGCGTCTTGCCTGCTTAGGGGCTGCCGCGTGCTATGCAGTAAGCTCAATTGTAATGCGCCGTCTGCCGGCAGTGGATCCCATAGGTCTTGCCGCAGTCCCTCTTGTCTTTGGTTCGTTAATCGTCATACCCGTCGCCTACGCGAGCGAAGGCTTGCCTGAATTACCTGACAGCCGAACCCTTCTGATATTAGCCTTTCTGGGCTTAATTCCAACAGCTGGTGCAAATTTTTTGCGTGTTTGGGTAATCAGAACAGCGGGCCCCGTGTTCATGAGCCTAACAAACTATCAGGTTCCAATTTGGTCGGTTCTTTTGGGAGCCTTAGTCCTGTCAGAGGCCTTACCCAGCAGTCTAATTCTGTCACTCATGCTTATCTTACTTGGCGTTGGCTTGACACAATATGGCGCTCTTACTCGGCTCTTTAATCGCTCCTAG
- the glmM gene encoding phosphoglucosamine mutase, with protein sequence MTRELFGTDGVRGTANTYPMTAEMALKIGAAVGRYFRKDSSVAHRVVIGKDTRLSGYMFESALTAGLTSTGMNVLLLGPIPTPAVGLLTTSMRADLGVMISASHNPAVDNGIKFFGPDGFKLSDEAELEIEALVQAGVEPAQSRNIGRAKRIDDGLFRYIERVKSTFPNGMRLDGIKVVIDCAHGAAYKAAPEVLWELGAEVITVGTSPNGFNINQNCGSTQPRVAAEAVVSNGADLGICLDGDADRVLLIDETGAVADGDQIMALFASRWAREGSLKGNSLVATVMSNLGLEQFLGGEGIGLERTNVGDRYVVERMRSGGFNLGGEQSGHIVMTDYATTGDGLMAALQFLAALVQSGLRASELANVFEPVPQLLKNVRFEKGQTPLDDEAVQTEILRVESVLSGRGRLLIRKSGTEPLVRVMAECEDEGLLHQSVDAIVSAIEAVL encoded by the coding sequence ATGACACGAGAGCTTTTTGGAACAGATGGTGTGCGCGGAACGGCAAACACTTACCCGATGACGGCTGAGATGGCTCTGAAAATAGGCGCTGCGGTCGGTCGTTACTTTCGCAAAGACAGTTCTGTCGCGCATCGGGTGGTGATTGGTAAAGATACGCGTCTCTCTGGCTACATGTTCGAAAGCGCTCTAACGGCGGGTTTGACGAGCACAGGTATGAACGTATTGTTGCTTGGTCCAATTCCGACGCCTGCTGTTGGCCTGCTGACAACTTCGATGCGGGCTGACTTGGGTGTGATGATTTCTGCTAGCCACAACCCTGCTGTCGACAATGGAATAAAGTTTTTTGGGCCAGATGGTTTTAAGCTCTCTGATGAGGCTGAACTCGAAATAGAAGCATTGGTGCAAGCTGGCGTAGAGCCTGCTCAATCACGCAATATTGGACGGGCCAAGCGAATTGATGACGGGCTTTTCCGGTATATTGAAAGAGTTAAGTCGACTTTCCCCAACGGTATGCGGCTGGATGGCATAAAGGTTGTCATCGATTGCGCTCATGGCGCGGCTTATAAAGCTGCACCAGAAGTTCTTTGGGAGCTGGGCGCCGAAGTTATTACCGTCGGCACGTCTCCAAACGGTTTCAACATCAACCAAAATTGTGGTTCAACGCAGCCGCGTGTGGCAGCTGAAGCGGTTGTTTCTAATGGCGCTGATTTGGGTATTTGCCTCGATGGAGATGCTGATCGTGTGCTCTTAATTGATGAAACAGGTGCAGTGGCTGATGGCGATCAAATTATGGCACTTTTTGCGTCTCGATGGGCGCGCGAGGGGAGCCTGAAAGGCAATTCTTTGGTCGCGACCGTAATGTCAAATTTAGGCCTCGAGCAGTTTCTCGGTGGTGAAGGCATTGGGCTAGAGCGGACAAATGTAGGCGATAGGTACGTTGTGGAACGCATGCGTAGCGGCGGGTTTAATCTTGGTGGCGAGCAATCAGGTCATATCGTGATGACTGATTATGCCACGACAGGTGATGGCTTGATGGCCGCACTCCAATTTCTTGCGGCATTGGTGCAGTCTGGTCTTCGCGCGTCTGAGCTGGCGAATGTTTTTGAGCCTGTACCGCAATTGTTAAAAAACGTTCGGTTTGAAAAAGGTCAGACACCTCTTGATGATGAAGCAGTTCAAACGGAGATATTGCGTGTGGAAAGCGTACTTTCTGGCCGCGGGCGTCTTTTGATACGCAAATCGGGCACGGAGCCGCTGGTTCGTGTTATGGCAGAGTGCGAAGATGAAGGGCTGCTTCATCAATCTGTTGATGCGATCGTATCGGCAATTGAGGCCGTACTCTAG